One Nicotiana tomentosiformis chromosome 4, ASM39032v3, whole genome shotgun sequence genomic window carries:
- the LOC138909398 gene encoding uncharacterized protein, producing MGRGTTQPSSSTVATSSAPPRARGTQAPTGHGATRGGAQSSGGLSRFYAMSGYQSAKASPNVVIGILAVQSNNVYALIDPGSTLSYVTPYVAMEFGIEPEQVREPFSVSIPVGESIVAARVYKGYVVTVHGWDTVADLIELGMVDLDVIMGIDWLYLCFTKINCRTRTVRLELPNEPVVEWKGDNVMPKGRFISYLKDTKMINKGCNYHVVRVMDTDAEVPILESVPVVNEFPEVFLDELPGISPDREIDFGI from the coding sequence ATGGGAAGGGGCACAACACAACCATCTAGTTCTACagttgctacatcttcagcaccccctcgaGCTCGAGGTACTCAAGCACCTACAGGGCATGGTgcaactaggggtggtgcacagagttcaggaggactcagccgtttctatgctatgagtggttaCCAGAGTGCAAAGGCTTCTCCAAatgttgtcataggtatattgGCTGTCCAATCTAataatgtatatgctcttattgatcccggttccactttgtcctatgttaccccttatgttgctatggaatttgggatagaacctgaaCAGGTTCgtgagccattctctgtatctattccggttggcgagtctattgtggccgcacgggtttataagGGTTatgttgtcacggtgcatggttGGGACACCGTggctgatctcattgaattggggatggtcgatttggatgtaattatgggaatagATTGGCTTTATTTATGTTTCACCAAGATCAATTGCCGAACTAGGACTGTGAGGTTGGAATTGccaaatgagccagttgttgaATGGAAAGgggataatgtgatgccaaaaggtaggtttatttcttaccttaaggacacgaagatgattaacaaggggtgtaacTATCATGTGGTCCGGGTtatggacaccgatgctgaggtaCCTATACTCGAGTCTGTGCcagtggtcaatgaatttccggaggtctttcttgatgagctccctgggatttcgccagacagggagattgattttgggatttaa